A DNA window from Fodinibius sp. Rm-B-1B1-1 contains the following coding sequences:
- a CDS encoding DNA/RNA non-specific endonuclease gives MITRGAYSKLNIHRGHQAPLAGLDGRDSFYQTNYLSNITPQKANLNSGSWRVLESRLRGILEEETIRSVYVMTGPLYEKEMPSLPEADEDHKIPNGYWKIVAIKKIVRFKRGHSFTVKIRPILLRC, from the coding sequence GTGATTACGAGGGGGGCCTATAGCAAGTTGAATATTCACCGGGGGCACCAAGCTCCCTTGGCAGGTTTGGATGGTAGGGATAGTTTTTATCAAACCAATTATCTCTCCAACATTACTCCCCAAAAAGCTAATCTAAATAGCGGCAGTTGGCGGGTTTTAGAGTCCCGTCTTCGGGGAATTCTTGAAGAAGAGACCATTCGTTCGGTTTATGTGATGACCGGCCCACTGTATGAAAAAGAAATGCCATCTCTACCGGAAGCCGATGAGGACCATAAGATTCCAAACGGGTACTGGAAAATTGTAGCGATTAAAAAAATAGTAAGATTCAAACGGGGGCATTCATTTACAGTCAAGATACGCCCTATTCTTCTCCGTTGTTAG
- a CDS encoding aldehyde dehydrogenase, with protein sequence MKNIVQRQRQFFKDAKTLKVKFRKAQLRKLKATLNKYEGEIIEALKHDFEKPAFETFSTEIMVLDQEIDHILANINNWSSTQRAKSARINFPSKSYIKPQPYGVTLVIGPWNYPVQLTLNPALGAIAAGNTVIIKPSEIAPHTSALLTKIINSNFNPGFLHVVEGDADTTQALLSQPLDYIFFTGSTHVGKIIMKAAAEQLTPLTLELGGKSPTIVDETADLELAAKRIAWGKFINAGQTCVSPDFVYVQNSLHDKFCNLLKEHIRNFFGDNAAQSDDFARIISDKHFHRLANLIDPSNVFYGGSTNPDTRYIEPTVLTNISWDDPIMQEEIFGPILPILRFNELNHIIETLQSKSHPLALYLFSTNKLNQKKVMHRLRFGGGCINDTVAHLGNPKLPFGGMGNSGFGSYHGKASFDTFSHPKSIMKKSNWLDIPLRYPPYEGKLNWLKKLKKFL encoded by the coding sequence ATGAAAAATATCGTTCAACGACAACGGCAATTTTTTAAGGATGCCAAGACCTTAAAAGTAAAATTTCGGAAAGCACAGCTACGCAAACTGAAAGCAACCCTGAATAAATACGAAGGAGAAATCATTGAGGCCTTGAAACATGATTTCGAAAAACCTGCTTTCGAAACATTTAGCACCGAAATTATGGTTTTGGATCAAGAGATCGACCATATTTTAGCCAATATAAATAACTGGTCAAGCACCCAGCGAGCCAAGAGCGCGCGCATCAATTTCCCTTCCAAAAGTTACATTAAACCACAACCTTATGGTGTAACACTTGTAATCGGTCCCTGGAATTATCCCGTGCAGCTCACACTAAATCCCGCCCTTGGAGCCATCGCCGCTGGTAATACCGTCATTATAAAACCATCAGAAATAGCTCCTCATACTTCCGCCTTACTAACAAAAATAATTAATAGTAATTTCAATCCCGGCTTTTTGCATGTGGTAGAAGGAGATGCTGATACCACCCAAGCTCTGTTATCCCAACCGCTCGACTATATTTTCTTTACCGGGAGCACACACGTCGGAAAAATCATCATGAAAGCTGCAGCCGAACAGCTTACACCGCTCACCTTAGAACTGGGTGGAAAATCTCCTACTATTGTTGATGAAACCGCTGATCTTGAACTGGCGGCAAAACGAATTGCCTGGGGTAAGTTCATCAATGCAGGACAAACCTGCGTGAGCCCCGATTTCGTATATGTACAAAACTCCTTGCATGATAAATTTTGCAACCTGTTGAAAGAACATATCCGAAATTTTTTCGGGGATAATGCTGCCCAAAGCGATGATTTTGCGCGCATTATTTCTGACAAACATTTCCATCGGCTGGCAAATCTCATTGATCCATCAAACGTTTTTTATGGAGGAAGCACAAACCCAGACACACGCTATATAGAACCCACCGTATTAACAAATATTAGCTGGGACGATCCGATCATGCAGGAAGAAATTTTTGGTCCGATCCTACCTATCTTAAGATTTAATGAGCTTAATCATATTATAGAAACCCTCCAATCTAAATCCCATCCTCTCGCTCTCTATCTCTTTTCCACCAACAAACTGAATCAGAAAAAAGTTATGCACCGCCTGCGTTTTGGAGGAGGATGTATAAACGATACCGTGGCTCACCTGGGCAATCCAAAACTCCCATTTGGCGGTATGGGGAATAGCGGCTTTGGAAGCTACCATGGCAAAGCAAGTTTTGATACTTTTAGTCATCCCAAGAGTATTATGAAAAAAAGCAACTGGCTCGACATACCATTGCGATATCCACCCTATGAGGGAAAATTGAACTGGCTGAAAAAACTGAAGAAATTCTTATGA
- a CDS encoding SDR family oxidoreductase: MSDFNGKDVLITGGAGGIGLLMGKHALKAGANKLFIWDISSEAISNAHQTLSKYNNQVYSYEVDIAKPNQIYQTADRLLKAHGPVDILINNAGTVVGGPFKNYAPQQIEHLIRLNLLGAMHTTQAFLDNMITQKSGHIVNIASAAGRMANPNMSVYTSSKWGLIGWSDSLRLELKSYPHIHVSTIEPSYINTGLFEGVTPPALTPLLDAGEISEKIIKAIRKNKTHLREPFMVKILPFLKGILPTPVFDFVAGQLFQVYHSMDTFTGRT; this comes from the coding sequence ATGAGTGATTTCAATGGGAAAGATGTACTTATCACTGGAGGAGCCGGCGGGATTGGCTTACTTATGGGCAAGCATGCTTTGAAAGCAGGAGCAAATAAATTATTCATCTGGGATATCAGCTCGGAAGCCATATCTAACGCCCACCAGACCCTTTCTAAATATAACAATCAGGTTTATAGCTACGAGGTTGATATCGCCAAACCTAACCAAATTTATCAAACAGCCGATAGACTTTTAAAAGCACACGGACCCGTCGACATTTTGATTAACAATGCCGGGACGGTTGTTGGCGGCCCTTTTAAGAACTATGCTCCCCAACAGATTGAGCATCTCATCCGTCTTAACCTGTTGGGAGCCATGCATACCACACAAGCTTTTTTGGATAATATGATTACCCAAAAATCGGGACATATCGTCAACATCGCTTCAGCAGCCGGCCGAATGGCAAATCCCAATATGTCGGTTTATACCAGCAGCAAATGGGGCCTAATCGGCTGGTCCGACTCTCTCCGGTTGGAACTAAAATCATATCCGCACATTCATGTTTCAACTATTGAACCCAGTTACATCAACACGGGACTTTTTGAGGGCGTAACCCCTCCGGCACTTACTCCTTTACTCGATGCTGGTGAAATATCCGAAAAGATTATTAAAGCGATTCGGAAAAATAAAACACACCTCCGGGAACCTTTTATGGTAAAAATACTTCCGTTCTTAAAAGGAATACTTCCAACGCCCGTTTTTGATTTTGTAGCCGGCCAACTTTTCCAGGTTTATCATTCGATGGATACATTCACAGGACGAACCTAA
- a CDS encoding MbcA/ParS/Xre antitoxin family protein: protein MGLSKKHQQEIGRLFDRGHEVFGTSEKFNQWLTSPILALGKTTPLSHLDTEEGVDSVHAVLTRLEWGVHS from the coding sequence ATGGGACTTTCAAAAAAACACCAGCAAGAGATTGGCCGACTATTTGATCGTGGGCATGAAGTTTTTGGTACATCGGAAAAGTTTAACCAGTGGCTGACCTCACCTATTTTGGCTCTGGGTAAAACCACGCCCCTTAGCCATTTGGATACCGAAGAAGGGGTCGACTCCGTCCACGCTGTCCTGACTCGCTTGGAGTGGGGTGTTCACTCCTGA
- a CDS encoding addiction module protein: MKKDNIEPDPEIEKAWIEEAERRLDEIENGEVETIPGPEAMNELKKIAEA; this comes from the coding sequence ATGAAAAAAGACAACATTGAACCTGATCCAGAAATTGAAAAAGCTTGGATAGAGGAAGCCGAGCGACGATTGGATGAGATAGAGAATGGAGAAGTCGAAACCATTCCAGGTCCCGAAGCTATGAATGAGTTAAAGAAGATCGCAGAAGCATGA
- a CDS encoding response regulator — protein sequence MGTDKKGKVLIVEDDMLLSMVEERLITKLGFEVVGKVTKGRDAIEKVEELEPDIVVMDISLKGDMDGIEAMEAIREKSDVPVIYLSGSGDRYSLERAKKTGFIDFLTKPVTGGDLKEPLYMAVDDQSNSQTANRVA from the coding sequence ATGGGAACCGATAAAAAAGGGAAAGTCCTTATTGTAGAAGATGATATGTTGCTTTCGATGGTAGAGGAGCGACTTATCACAAAGTTAGGCTTTGAGGTTGTTGGTAAAGTAACGAAGGGCCGTGATGCTATTGAGAAGGTGGAGGAGCTGGAGCCTGATATTGTTGTTATGGATATCTCGTTGAAGGGTGATATGGATGGTATTGAAGCTATGGAAGCAATTCGAGAGAAGTCAGATGTTCCTGTTATCTATTTGTCGGGTAGCGGTGATCGCTATTCACTGGAGCGAGCTAAAAAGACTGGCTTTATTGATTTTCTTACCAAACCGGTAACGGGTGGAGATCTTAAGGAACCACTATATATGGCCGTAGATGATCAATCAAATTCTCAAACGGCAAACCGCGTAGCTTAA
- a CDS encoding YhdH/YhfP family quinone oxidoreductase, with protein sequence MTLFKALVVEEKSEGQFSRSVKNWPIDKLPDYNTLIKVSYSSLNYKDALSATGNKGVTKNYPHIPGIDAAGTIVESDNPSLNTGDKVIVTSYDLGQNTFGGFGQYIRVPSQWVVPLPAGLSLKESMMIGTAGFTAAIGVHHLQHNEIAPDSGEILVTGATGGVGIMAISILSKLGYFVTAATGKVDQTDFLQQAGASTVIHRDEVQDESSRPLLSSKWIGAIDTVGGIMLDTTLRQTKQGGTVACCGNVLGHELHTNVYPFILRGVHLAGMDSGYCEMSLRKKLWEKLASDWKPELLDLLTKTCSLQKLNQEIDHILEGQQVGRVLVELGD encoded by the coding sequence ATGACACTATTTAAAGCACTTGTTGTAGAAGAGAAGTCTGAGGGACAATTTTCGCGATCTGTTAAAAATTGGCCAATTGATAAATTACCTGATTATAACACCCTGATAAAAGTTTCATACTCCTCCCTCAATTATAAAGATGCCCTCTCTGCAACAGGCAATAAAGGAGTCACAAAAAATTATCCGCATATTCCCGGAATTGATGCAGCAGGTACCATTGTAGAAAGTGATAATCCTTCACTCAATACTGGTGACAAGGTAATTGTAACCAGTTATGATCTTGGCCAAAATACATTCGGTGGATTTGGTCAATATATTCGAGTACCCTCACAATGGGTTGTACCCTTACCAGCTGGACTTTCATTAAAGGAAAGCATGATGATAGGCACGGCAGGATTTACCGCAGCTATTGGTGTCCACCATCTACAACATAACGAGATAGCACCCGATAGTGGGGAAATTTTAGTGACAGGTGCCACGGGAGGGGTGGGAATAATGGCCATATCTATCTTGTCAAAACTGGGGTATTTCGTAACAGCAGCTACCGGAAAAGTAGATCAAACTGACTTTCTTCAACAGGCTGGTGCCTCAACAGTGATCCATCGTGATGAAGTCCAAGATGAATCCTCACGACCATTATTGAGCAGCAAATGGATTGGCGCCATTGACACAGTCGGGGGAATTATGTTGGATACCACTTTACGCCAAACCAAACAGGGGGGCACAGTGGCCTGCTGCGGCAATGTACTGGGGCATGAGCTCCATACGAATGTCTATCCTTTTATTTTACGCGGAGTGCATTTGGCAGGTATGGACAGCGGCTACTGCGAAATGAGTCTACGTAAAAAGTTATGGGAAAAATTAGCCTCAGACTGGAAACCTGAACTCTTAGATCTGTTAACCAAAACATGCTCATTGCAGAAGCTTAACCAAGAGATTGATCATATCTTAGAAGGACAACAGGTGGGGCGTGTATTAGTAGAACTTGGAGATTAA
- a CDS encoding M20/M25/M40 family metallo-hydrolase: MKKILIGIVLVGVAVSCMDSPIDQVANTITAENLMDHIEVLSSDEFQGRATGTEGEEKTVDYLVNELQEYGLTGGAQDGGFIQDVPLVGQKTNQDAELRINTNGSATQFEYYSDFMAWPANLQEEVSIEDAELVYVGYGIQAPEENWDDFKDIDVEGKVLVVKNNDPSSKSDLFGGETRLYYGRYDYKYEKAKELGAAGVLIIHTTPSAGYSWEVVANSWSRERFYLRGNNGNEEAQTKFNGWLTKQASTELFDEAGLDLEEQLEAAESRDFEPVPLEGMSLNLNLSAEYREQEAQNVLGVIEGNNDRLKDEYVVFTAHHDHLGVTSSAEGDSINNGALDNAAGVSAVLEMAKAYKEIQPQLKRSMLFLFVGAEEVGLLGSKYWADNPTIHPGKVTANINLDGMNVYGKTRDLVLIGYDRNSVSDTIEKVTEERGRVVKPDPHPDRGYFYRSDHFPLAKKGIPAIFPNRGNEFIDKPERYSAMVDSLQDANYHNVNDEINKHWDLSGMEQDVRLFFDAAYRIANANEMQTWRNGDEFKQMRLDMIEEASSSSN; the protein is encoded by the coding sequence ATGAAAAAAATACTTATAGGGATTGTTTTGGTAGGCGTTGCAGTAAGCTGTATGGATTCTCCCATTGATCAAGTTGCTAATACGATTACTGCAGAAAACCTGATGGATCATATAGAGGTATTATCCTCAGATGAATTTCAGGGACGGGCAACGGGTACCGAAGGAGAAGAGAAAACAGTTGACTATCTAGTTAATGAGCTCCAAGAATATGGTTTGACAGGTGGAGCACAAGATGGTGGGTTTATCCAGGATGTGCCTTTAGTAGGGCAAAAAACAAATCAGGATGCGGAATTGAGAATAAATACCAATGGGTCAGCAACCCAGTTTGAGTATTACTCTGATTTTATGGCATGGCCAGCTAACCTTCAGGAAGAGGTATCGATAGAAGATGCCGAATTGGTATATGTGGGATATGGCATTCAGGCTCCTGAAGAAAATTGGGATGACTTTAAAGATATTGATGTTGAGGGCAAGGTTTTAGTAGTGAAAAATAATGATCCCAGCAGTAAGTCTGATCTATTTGGGGGTGAAACGCGGTTGTATTACGGGCGATATGACTACAAGTATGAGAAGGCCAAAGAGTTGGGTGCTGCCGGAGTACTTATTATTCATACCACTCCATCAGCGGGATATAGCTGGGAGGTCGTAGCCAACAGTTGGAGCCGGGAACGATTTTATCTGCGAGGTAACAATGGTAATGAAGAGGCTCAAACAAAATTTAATGGCTGGCTCACCAAACAAGCGAGCACAGAACTATTTGACGAGGCCGGATTAGACCTTGAAGAACAATTGGAAGCCGCCGAGAGCCGTGATTTTGAGCCGGTGCCATTAGAAGGTATGTCACTTAACCTTAACTTATCGGCAGAATACCGTGAGCAGGAAGCCCAAAATGTGCTTGGAGTAATCGAAGGAAATAATGATCGGCTAAAAGATGAGTACGTAGTTTTTACGGCACATCATGATCATTTGGGCGTTACAAGTTCTGCAGAAGGCGATTCCATTAATAACGGGGCACTTGATAATGCCGCCGGTGTAAGCGCAGTATTGGAGATGGCGAAAGCCTATAAAGAAATTCAGCCGCAGTTAAAGCGCAGTATGCTCTTTCTATTTGTCGGAGCCGAAGAAGTTGGTTTGCTTGGATCAAAATATTGGGCAGATAATCCAACGATTCATCCGGGTAAAGTGACTGCCAACATTAATTTGGATGGCATGAATGTATATGGGAAAACCCGGGATTTAGTGCTTATTGGCTATGATCGCAATAGTGTAAGTGATACTATCGAAAAAGTTACTGAGGAGCGCGGGAGAGTGGTCAAGCCTGATCCCCACCCCGATCGCGGTTATTTCTATCGTTCTGATCACTTTCCACTTGCTAAGAAGGGAATCCCTGCTATTTTCCCCAACCGTGGAAATGAATTTATTGATAAGCCCGAAAGATATTCGGCTATGGTTGATAGCCTTCAAGATGCCAATTATCATAACGTAAATGATGAAATCAATAAGCATTGGGATTTATCCGGTATGGAGCAGGACGTTCGTTTGTTTTTTGATGCTGCCTATCGCATTGCTAATGCTAATGAAATGCAAACGTGGCGCAATGGCGACGAATTTAAACAAATGCGCCTCGATATGATTGAAGAGGCCTCTTCTTCATCCAACTAA